TTAGGATCCGACTCTAACTCTCGATTGGGGACTCGATCTCCAAATCAGGATCCGACCACGAGATTCGACTTTCAAATGGAAATTCAATTCCGACACTCGACCCCGATAATAGATTAAGGATCCACTTTGATACTTGACCTGTGACCCTACCTTGACTCTCGATTTAAAACCCGACACCCGACACGAAACCTCACCCTAACACCTAACTCGGACCCAACCCTAACACCCCATCTGAGATCTTACCTCGATTTCTGACTCGAGATCTAACACTCAAATTGAGATCCAACCCTGATTTGACTTGAAATTCAGGAGTTGAGTCTTGAATCATCTTGAATGTAGGAAAAAAAGTTAATGACGGGAGATTGTATCTTATTGAATTGTTAATTGAACATTTTTGCCTTTATTGAAAGACtttataatagataaaattagCATTTGCTATTTTTCTACAAtagacaaaattttcatttactattttttaaaaataattgttatttaattattatgctaATATGTaggactttgaaattaattaaagttataactattaaatatttaattattaaggatataaaagtcgttcaatatttaataaatattttagtcaaCGAATATTATAAATCATGTAGAAATTCTCTACTCATAGTTTAGTTGAAATAGATTTAATGTTAAACTCCTAGTATTACTAGGATAACATGTATCCTGCAATAATATTTAGTCCTAAtagaaatatgtttttttagttatattacaaaattatatttatacccattagtaatttttttaaaaggagGAGATTTTAACTTAAAAGGACAAATAAGTCAATCAACTTTTAGTGGATATTTTGGCCAATCAACATTTATATTCATGCTTTTATAATAATTAGTGTCTATGAATGTGCTTTGCACGGTACTCCCTATCAAGTATCATACAAAAAAGAACTCTAATGAGTAATTTGGAGTTTCATCCCGATACTCAACTCAGGACTCGACCCCTACATCCGACCTCGAAATTCGACACTTGAATCGGGACTCTACTTTCCAACCAAGACTTGACCCTGACTCCCAATCTATTTTCTGGTCCAATACTTGTTCCAAGACTCGATCCAAAACCTAACTTCTGACTCGAGATCCGATCTCGATATTCGACTCTGAACCCAAATCGAAACTTGACCCCGATATTCGACCTCGACATCTGACATCCTACATTGATTTGGGATCGTACTTCCGACACCAACTCTCGACCTAGGACCCGATCCGAATTTCAAATTGGGACCCGACTTTCGACCTGGAATTCGATCCTGCACTCGACTTTCAAATTGGGATCCGACCCCATTCGACCCTACATCCAACATGAGATCGACCCCAACTTCTGACTCCTGACCCGACCCAGCTTCCGACTCGAGATTCGATCGTGACATTAGACCCTTGATCTAATTTGCGAATCAAAATCTGACCCTGAATCTAACCTAGGACCCGACTCTAACTATTGATTCAGAATCCGACTTCTAAATTAAGACCCGACCATGAGATTCAATTTTTGAACCTGGATCTGATCCTAACACTCGACCTCGATGATCAATTAAGAATCTACTCTGATACTTGACCTAAAATCTTACCTAGACTCTCAATCTGAAATTTGACTTCGACACCTAACACGAAACTCTACCATGACACCAAACTCAGGACCCACCTAACACCCTGAAATCTTACCTCGATTTCTGACTAGGAATCCGACACTCAAATTGAGATCCGACCCCGATTCGATTCGGGATTCAGGAGTTGAGTTTCAAATCATCttgaatttagaaaaaaagTTAATGACGGAAGGTTGTATctcattgaattgttgattaaACATTGCCTTTATTGAAAGActctataataaataaaattatcatttactatttttctataatagacaaaattataatttactattttctttaaataattgTTATCTAATTATTATGCAATTATGTAGGGCTTTGAAATTAACTAAAGTTATAaccattaaatatttattgttATAGGATATAAAAACCATTCAATATTCAATTGATATTTTGGCCGATCAATATTAATAAACGTGCAGAAATCTCCTACTCATATTTTACTTGAAATATATTTAATGTTAAGCTCATAGTATTAATAGAATAAGGCtgaacccatcggtggccccctaaagttggcaccaatttcatttagacacctcaactaagctttgttcattaTAGACACCTTATGTAAGGCTCAAatatgtcattttgacacttttcgCTGATTTGGCACATGGTGTGTATTGCACGGACATCTGAGCGCGTGAAAAAgtttttttgtataatatatttttttttccttcttcttcttcttcactttttCTCTCTTCCATCAACTACACCTTCCACCACCACACATCCACCATTTATCGTCATTCACCCCTCTTTATTACCACCGGAATCATCCATGTCCTTCATTTACTTTTTTCCTCCACCAAGAACCATCAAATTTCCACTCTTCTAATTCATCTGTAACAATAATTCGAAAAAATTAAATCTGgatctaaaataattttcaatgaaacCTCATTTTCATATATCCACGACTTGAAAATTCTTATTGAATAAAACCtatgtaattaattttattaagtaAGGATCGGGAGGGTGTGAAGTTGACTGGAAAAAAAGTTGGAAGATTGTGAATGAGTTGTGCTTCGAATCTgcgaagaaaggggcatttttgtTATAATCCGGAGAATTCTCATATTCAAGAAGACGTTTCTATGCCTGTTTTTCGTCTTTGCCCTGAATcttttcaatttctcaaaaaaaatctcaaaaaaaagttgaaaaaaatattgagtgCTAAATTTTGTTTGGAATGAACAATAATAGTATTCGTATTGCAATGCTTGATTTAAATATTGTTCCATCACTTTGGATTGAAGTATTTGAGATAGAAATTAGAAGACTCCATTAAAACTCATTTGAAGCTTCTTGCAAAATAAGCCCAGAAAtggttttaataaaatattttttacttttctttttattaaaaaatcgttatttaaaaattatttgaacaCAAATAACAAATGTCatcattttatttgatattttacacGTCATTTCGCGAGTGTAAAACACACACGTTATATTTTGCTGACTGTGAAAAAAGTAACAAAATGACACATTTGGACCTGacataaggtgtctaaaatgaacaaagcttagttgaggcgtctaagtgaaagttggtgccaactttagggggtcaCCGATGGGTTCGCCCATAGAATAATATGTATACTACAATAAACTTAGTTCTAATAGAAATATCTTTTGTTTAGTCCTAGtacaaaattacatttatactCATTAGTAATTTTTCAGACGGagaaaattttaacttaaaaggaCAAACAAGTAAATCAACTTTTAgtggatattttggtcaatcaACATTTATATGAACGTGCTTTTCACATTACTCCTTATCAATTATCATACAAAAAGAACTCTGATGACTAATTTGAAGCACCATCTTGACATCTGACTCGGGACTCGACCCCGATATCCGATCTCGACACTCAACACCTAAATCGAGAATCTACTTTTGAATCAAGACTTGACCCTGACTCCCGACCCATTTTTCGATTCAACACTTGTTCTAGGAATTGATTAGAGACCCAATCTTTGACTCGAGATTCGATCACAATATTTGACCTTGGACCCAACCCAAATTTGACCCTGACATTCAACCTCGACATCTGACATTGATTCGAAATAGTATTTCCAACATCAACTCCCGAACTAGGATACAATCTAAATCTCGAATTGGAATCTGACTTTCGACCTGAGATTCGATCCTGCACCCGAATTTCAAATCGAAATATGACCCCACCCGGTCTTAACATCCAACATAAGATCGACCTCGACTGCCAATGCGAGATACGAATCCGACATCAGACCCTGGATCTGACTTGCTAATTGGGATCTGACCCCGAATCTAACCTAGGACTCGATCCTAACTTTCGACATAGGACCCGACTTCAACTTTTTATTCGGAACCCGACTTCTGAATCAGGAACAGACCACGAGATTTGACTTTCGAACCAGAATCTGATCCTAACACTCGACACCGATAATCAATTAAGGACCCACTTTGATACTTGACCTGGGATCCAACCTCAAATCTCGATCTAAAACCCTAATCTAACACCTGACATGAAACCCCACCCTAACACCTAACTCGGGACCCAACCCTGACACCCCAGAATCTTACCTCAATTTCTAATTCGAATTCTCGGGATTCAGGAGTTGGGTCTTGAATCATCTTAAATTTAGGAAAAAAGGTTAATGACGGAAAGTTGTGTctcattgaattgttgattgaaCATTTTTATTATTGACAGAATCTATAATAGATAAAAtgatcatttactatttttctatattatacagaattgtcatttactattttctttaaataattattatttagttattatgcaaatatgtaggactttgaaattaattaaagtgaTAACTATTAAATCTTTACTCGAGGATATAAAAGTCGttcaatatttaataaatattttgatcgACCAATATTATTAAACGTGTAGAAATTTTCTACTCATAATTTACTTGAAATAAATTTAATGTTAAGCTCCATATTTTAATAGGATAATATATATTCTACAATAAACTTAGTTCTaatagaaatatgttttgttcagTCCTagtacaaaattatatttatacttattagtaattttttagatgGAGGAAATTTTAACTGAAAAAGGCAAATAAGTAAATCAACTTTTAGCGAATATTTTGGTCAATCAACATTTATATTTatacttttataataatatagatagatatagatatgatatgataagCACGTTCAATTATAAAAGTTAGTTGCCAAAATACAGCTTACAAAATTCTAATTAGATAAGGTAAAAACATACCATGATTTTGtgagaaatatagaaaaaaatattattgaattatgtctctacattattacacagagaccctatttataaacactacaatacaatcctttaccaagtaggatactacttactatttctattcctattactattcatagtaggattgtatatacttATTCTTATTCTAACACTCACCCTCAAGCTAGTGCACAAGTCATATGTACCTAGCTTGttacaaatgtaattaatacTAGGACGAAAAGGAGCTTGTTGAGATATCTGCAAGTTGATCACTCGACTTCACAAAATTGACAGTCAATCAATGTGCTTGGTCTTCTCATGAAATACCATAATGTCGATAAAATACAGAGtgataaattcttgaattgcaGTGTTGAACTTCCCAAACCAAGTTTGAGAAGACTATTTCTGACCATAGAGTGATTTACACAATCGACATACAAGGCTACCAGACTTCCCCTGAGCAACAAAACTAGGTGGTTACTCCATGGAGACTTCTTCACAATGCAGCGGTCACCGAAAATtgctcaaaatatgatataaaatatatggatcATCTTGGAATCAATAGACGAGTCGACATTAAATAAGAAAGTCACAGAAAAACCGATCGGAATATATTCATGCATTGAAGTATTATATTTAATGGCTCAAAGTGATCataatttgagaaataaaattatgtgGATAGGGTCAGAATGATGACATGACCCTTCTGGAAAATAGAAAGTATATGAGTAGGATCGgaatgatgatacgattatacACAAATAAGAAAGTAACCGGAAAGACGGTATGGTGCTATGCAAATtggatatgaaaatatagtcacCAGAAAGATGGCGCGTGCTACACAAATcgaatatgagaaagtagtcatcAAAAAGATGGCACGGTActatacaaattaaatataaaaaaaatagtcattGGAAAGATGGCACGGTGCTACACCAACACTGACAAATATGGGATTAACACAAAACAGCCCTAGAAAGTCATCAGAAATTGACGCAAGGTGACCTGTCtgattgagttttctttccttgaatgtgagattcatacatatatcattGACCCTACTTTTATTAACATAACCATTCGCCAGACGGGCGGCATATATGGGTAATAACCGCCCGCCGGTAGCGGAAGCTCTTTGATTCTCTACCAAGATCGTatgagctctgataccatgtgagaaatatagagaaaaatattgttgaatttgtctctacattattacacagagaCCCTATTCGtagacactacaatacaatctTTTATCAAGCaggatactatttactatttctattcctattacaattcatattcctattcctattctaagtaggattatatatacctattcctattctaacttAATGAAGTAAAAATGCATAAGTCCCTAGTTTGGATGGTCTTCAATTTTTGCCTCTCAAAATtgttggtctttaatttttacCCATTCAAATATCTCAAGACATAAGTTCAGTAACACAAATTATGTCCCAAGACATAAGTGCAATGGTACAAGTTCTTCctaaagacaaaaaaaaaatgtcttgCCCTACAAATCAGATACTATAAAATTCCATATGTCCCGGGACAAATCTTCTCTAAAGTTTTGCTTGTGAAATTAGTTTTGCCAATGAATTTAGAATAGTTTatccataattttttattaaataagttatagAGACGAAAAATTTGATATAAACATTCATTAGATCGGATCGGTGTTCTTATAATAACAAGAAGGCATGTCGTTTTTAATCATATGGGATTCAAACCAATTTGGCTTTTTGTGAATTCTCCATTCAAGATTTACATAATGTATCCCACAAATCTGAATCTCATATAAACCAAAGAACATAATGCAGCTTTTATAAACTGAATACATCACTAGTTCCTTGTCTTTTAACCTTAATGAACATCTTGTTAGTAAAGTATACatcaaaaatagtttattttagtattattgtgcattttaatattaataattaaaatattaagtaCATGATAATTAATAGATATAAAGTAGAAAATAtagtgtcattatttttttgtaactCATGTAAGCACAATAATATTTTCTCATCATTATTTCCTACTAATTGCCCTCAAACGATTATTCACATTCTGGACGGGTGTTTTCTTCTTTGCGTTGCGTGTGTGAGAAAAAGATGAAAAGCACTATATTGTGTTTACATTTTGAAGTTAGTgtagtgaaagagagagttgagacaaagaaaaatatttcaagtctcCAACTTATTTGTTATACAAAAGAGAGTAATAATATGTTGAACGAAAGTGTTCTTTTGGTTAAGCTTTGTACTCTTCAGCTACTTTGGAATTATTTGAGTTATACAATGTTGTTGGGTTGTTATATCCTATAAGAGACAAGTCAAGAGTTATATTGTTGAATAGGTGAAAATTATGCTCAACACTGCTACTTTTCTATAGCCTCGTTTGTCATTTTTACTGCATGCATGCCAAGTACTCTACTTGTCAAGAATCCAAAGACAAGTATCCAATGCTTTGAAATAGTTTGTTTCTACCCAAAAAACTTACAAACACACAATATAAATTAGTGTTGGTGCTTTCAAGTTCTCTGTGTCACATTATTATGCAGTCCAAAAATAAGTACATAATTACCCTTTGCTTTTCCCAAAAACTTATTACCCCCATCGTGATTGTTGTTGCAAGAATCCCCTTACTCCTCCTGCCTATTACAGAAGAATCAAAGTTGACTATACATATTCCTCCTGTTGAAGAATGTTTCATATCCATTAGGAGTCACCACATTACAACCACCAGAATCATGGTTTATTAATACTGGTTAAACTTTTTATACACGGAGAGTGCGTAAAAGTTAGTAACATGTTATACTCAGTTAAACTACATTTATAGTGTAAAAACTCTAAGCACTGACAATGTAGAGAAGTAAAACCTTACCACTAAACAAACTAGATTGGCTGCCAAGCAATGTCTATACCGCTATAGACAAGCAGATTGAAAACAGAACATTACCTGTTCATGCAAATTTTGATCCAAATTAAGAACAAATGAACATTTCTACAGGGAGGCAAACAAAAACGCCTGGCTGAAGATCACTTGTCCTCAAGAGTGTGGAATGACTAATGCAATTTACCATTAGACACATGCTAGCTATAGAGGTGATTTAGTTCTTTCCATGAACTTAGTCCACCCAGCATGATTGTTGTGGCTGAAGAAACAGAGTCGCGGCCTTTCCTTTTAGGACTTCAACCTTATATGGTGCATAGTTGATTCTAATCGAACAGTTTTCTTTTATGCCTTTACGAGCTCTGCTTCAATATCATGGAGATTGCCTCTTTGATATTTCACATGTTATTCCTAACAATGCGATCGCAACCTGCTGTTAATCTATTGTTAGAAAAGAATAAATGAAACATATGTGATAGCAGGATCAGTTAGTTGAAGGTAATCAAATGCATTACATAATAGGATTTAGCAGTAAATTTAGTCTTTGTAAAGCAAGGGACATTGAGAGAGCAAGTTGAGTACTAAACATCATGTTTTATTCATCCTAACTATTACATAAGAATCaaaagtcaagtacacatgcatAGTCACTGTACAATTTGTGTTAGTATTCTGGTTCCTATATCAGAAACAAATTTGAGGCAAATAAACCAAAGAATGAGCTATTCATCACAACTCAAATGTCTATCAAGGTAGGCATATCAAAATAATACTGTAAAGCTCTATCACGATCTGAGATCCAATGTTCTAGCCCTGACAGAATCACTATCTGCCAGGGATGTCTCGCGCTCAAATATGTAAGGCTGATAACCTGCAGTAGTTGACAGGTTACCTGAGCCACCACTACTGCTAACAGACCTTTCAATGTCATCAAGATCAGCAATGAGAGAAATTGGTCTCTCCGGTATGGTTGGAACAGGTATCTCAGCGTCCAACATGTTCACAACCTGGTCCATTGTTGGCCTTGCGTACAATTGTGGATGGGAACAAAGAACAGCTACCAATACATACTTCTCCATAACTTCTGGATGGCCCAAATGCGGGATATTGTCTTCAAGAACATCTAATGCTCTGCCTTCCCTGACTAATGACCAGGCCCAATCAGTCACAAGAGTTGGCTGCCCATCATTAAACTCTATTATTGCTTTCTTTCCactcaaaagctcaagaagcACGACTCCAAAGCTATAAACGTCGCTCCTTTCTGTCAATTGGCCATACAAAGCATACTCAGGTGCTACATACCCCATCGTCCCTGCTACACGAGTGCTCAAATGCGTCATCCCTTCAGGAGTGAACTTTGCCAATCCAAAATCCGCCACCTTAGGCTCAAAACTCTCATCTAAAAGTATATTACTAGCCTTAATATCCCTGTGAATAATACCCGGTTGTGCTCCATAATGCAGGTAAGCCAAACCTCTAGCAGTGCCAATTGCAATTTTCTGCCTAATACCCCAACTCAATTTTTCATGTCTCTTCCCAAATAAATGATCATGAAGACTCCCATTCTTCATCAAATCACAAACAATGATCCTTTGGTGACCTTCAAAAGGGGTTGTCGCCGTGCAGTATCCTCTTAAAGCTACCAAATTCACATGCCTAACACTAGCAATAACCTCCACTTCATGTGTGAAATTTGCATCTCCAGCAACTGAACAATTCTTGAACCTCTTCAAAGCTACTTCAATCCCACCAGGCAACACACCCTTGTACACATTCCCATACCCTCCTGTCCCAACTATGTTCACCCTCGAGAAATTCTTCGTGGCCACCTTAATTTCATCGAAAGTATACCTAATCAAAGTAGTACTACCACTAATCGAATCCAAACGAGAACTCAAATTACTCTCCAATCTCCTAGTATTCCACTTTTTCGCCAATCCAATTTTCCTCCGCCAACACAGAAACCAATAACCAAACACAACGAGTGCGAAAACCAACACACAAACTACCACAACCACAATGATAACCACATTCTTCTTACCTTTCCCTGAGCTAGCACTACTAACATCAAGAAGAAATAAACATTTTGCAGTACCCTCATCAGCCGGTCCAAAATGATTAGCAAAAGCAGCTGCATAAACCGAAGGATAAGCCGCACAATCGAACAAGTTTCCAACAGAAGGACCAGGTAAATACGAAGCAAGACCAGATAAGCTAGTAGTACAAGTAGCACAAGGAGAATTGTTCTCTAAAGACTGATTACACGAAGAAACAATATTTGTAATCGCAGCAGGGGATACCTTAGATTCGAACTCGAAACGGGTTGTGATATTCATACAACCTTGAGAGATCCAAGATGTTTGAAATCCACAAGTTCGCCGGATATCGAAATTGGGGATATAATCGTTGACCACGGACTGGTAAGAGTTCCAGCAAGAATCGGCTGAAGAAAGAGGTGGGAAGAAAGAATTGGTGCGGCGGAGATACTCCGATTGGACTAGGCGTAAACCCTGACGAATGTGTTGACACTGCGCGGTGGAATTCAAAGTGGGTCTTCTTGAATTTTGATCTATGAAATTACGAAGTGAGCTAAAATCAAGAGGACATGATGAAGttggagaagaggaagaagtTGTAGTTTGTCCATAACAACAAGAGAATGATAAGCAAAGAAAGAGGAAGAGACGATGAAAGGCGAACATGATTGATTAAAAGTTGAAGAAACAAGATTTATTCAGCTATACGTGGATGTAACATGTAAACACTTGTAATAAAATTCTTGAGTTGGAGATGATTGATCTTCTACCACTTTCATTAGTATATAGTAAGTAGTAgtattttaatgcaaaatgagtgaatattcATAACTGGCAGGCAGCCAAGATTTTGGAGTTTTTGGGTTGTAGTAGTTGTGTAGGTTCTGGGAAATGGCTTGGAGGGTTGagaattgatatatatattattctgTCTCTCATAGGGCTAACTGtttagtcaaaactttcaaaaagGGATTAAAAGTCAAGAATACCTTCTTCCCATGATCAACATGGAGCTTCATATTAGATTTATTACTAATTAGTAGTTATGCTTGACAAATAAGGGAGATGATAAGTTGTTTTGTTGATAACATGGTTAAAAGATGTTCTTAAattctttagaaaaaaaaaacttataaatgTAAAAGCATATctgtagaaaaaaaaaggaggaatgacatatatcatatatgaaATGGAAAGGAAGTTGAGCTTTTTGTTTTAGGGAAAATACCTGCTGGTGATCAATTTATGACTTTTAGGTCATTTTGGGCAAATGCCtagatatatttt
This DNA window, taken from Solanum dulcamara chromosome 3, daSolDulc1.2, whole genome shotgun sequence, encodes the following:
- the LOC129882872 gene encoding probable LRR receptor-like serine/threonine-protein kinase RKF3; this encodes MFAFHRLFLFLCLSFSCCYGQTTTSSSSPTSSCPLDFSSLRNFIDQNSRRPTLNSTAQCQHIRQGLRLVQSEYLRRTNSFFPPLSSADSCWNSYQSVVNDYIPNFDIRRTCGFQTSWISQGCMNITTRFEFESKVSPAAITNIVSSCNQSLENNSPCATCTTSLSGLASYLPGPSVGNLFDCAAYPSVYAAAFANHFGPADEGTAKCLFLLDVSSASSGKGKKNVVIIVVVVVCVLVFALVVFGYWFLCWRRKIGLAKKWNTRRLESNLSSRLDSISGSTTLIRYTFDEIKVATKNFSRVNIVGTGGYGNVYKGVLPGGIEVALKRFKNCSVAGDANFTHEVEVIASVRHVNLVALRGYCTATTPFEGHQRIIVCDLMKNGSLHDHLFGKRHEKLSWGIRQKIAIGTARGLAYLHYGAQPGIIHRDIKASNILLDESFEPKVADFGLAKFTPEGMTHLSTRVAGTMGYVAPEYALYGQLTERSDVYSFGVVLLELLSGKKAIIEFNDGQPTLVTDWAWSLVREGRALDVLEDNIPHLGHPEVMEKYVLVAVLCSHPQLYARPTMDQVVNMLDAEIPVPTIPERPISLIADLDDIERSVSSSGGSGNLSTTAGYQPYIFERETSLADSDSVRARTLDLRS